The window TTTTAAAAAGGGCTAAGCCATCTTTAGCACAAATCAAAAGTAGTATGCCTGTGTGTATGTGACATTGACAAAAGAATAATATACTTTAGAAAGAGAAAATCCACCCGAGAGGATAAGAAATCCAATCCCTTCGCACATTCTTAACGGAATTTTCCTTTAACAAACATGAGTATGACACGAAATAGAACCATAAACCAAATCTTATCTcataataaaagtattaaagACACCCTTCAACTTAAGAGCATCCCTCCCAAACCAAATTCACCGGAGAATTGCATAAATAGCAGAGTCACATAAAATGGCTTCATTATTTTTGCCAAAAATCAAGTCTACAGTCTACACCAAAAGGAACAAAGAAAGATGACACTAAGAGGATAGTTTGTCCAGAAATTTTATGAACAGAAAGGCACAAACCTCTATCAAAATTGCAAGGTCAACAACTAAACTCGTAACATATCCCAGGACAAAGCCAATGACACTCCTGGCTACAGAAGATGATCCAATGTCCACATCAATCTGTATAATACAGAAAATTACCACGAAACCTTAAATTAAGCTGAGATTATCTATATTTTAACTAACATGCTGTTCTCTTTTTGCATTTGAATGATTGCATTCAGGGAGTAGATAGGATACATAAATTAGCATATTATTGCATACAATACTAACTAACATAATCATCAGACCTATAACAATAACCCAAACTCATCCTCCCCCAGATGTCCTATTGaaagttttatattaaaaagagtGAGCTAGTGTTACTACTGTGACAAATAAGGAGAATTTTCTGAATTGGCTTGAGTGAGAATTTCACCCAGCAGTATGTTTCAATTTAAAGGTACGCAGGTTACAAAGATAATAAATGACAAGTACaatttaaaagagagaaattaagaTAACACTATTTGCCATGATACGTTGAACTTATTCTACTTGAATATTAATATTGGTTCAATTTCCAACACTACAGTATATTTTTGTCATGAAGGATTAAAGATGAGAAAATGTTCAGGAGTGAGTGACTACAAAGTAACCATTACTGTGAAACTGTGTGTATTTGTGCGTGCGTGCATGTCTTGGTTCAAAATAGAGTCGGTTTTTAAGGCGGAAATTGGGATAGAGTAAGGAAATGAGAGATGTATGCGAACTGCATAATCCCCATATACaatgtaattataaaattgcATAAGAACTTCATAACAAACAAGATCAAACGATTAGCATAGAAAAATGCAATATTCTGAAACTATAATTAATTCGAGTCAAGAGAACAGGTAACAGTATCCATGATATAGTATACATCGAAATAAGGCAGAGATTTCACTTCAAAAGTTTTTCCATTACACTTGAGGATCAACAGAAACGAAGTTTTACTTCTTAACTTGATATTCCAATGACACTAAACTAAATCAATTATCATCATCTAACATGAGTagtcaaaagggaaaaaatgCTAAGGAAGCACATTACCTCCAAAAAATTATCTTGTCTAAAGTATTTACAAGTCACAGCTTTTCCTAAGAGGCAAGCTTTGGTTCCTACAGCTCTCTTGACCATCCAATATCCCTGTATCAATTTGAAAACTATTAGCTGACAAATGCTATCAGTCATCAAATAGGGCATATATATAACACTTCATTTAGGATCTCACACCTCAACTATACTTGGAATAagtttgaatcttgagtctCGAAATGCATCACTTCCATCAACAAACTTAGCTaacaaagaatttttatttatcggTCTGTCAGCTGCATAATATAGAACCAGACTGTAGTTTGGTTTAGCAGGAACCTGAATTTGATGACAACAAAAAAGAAGTCTTTATTGAGAAACTGATCTGTGGCATTAATAAATTCTCCAATGTAACACTTATATCTATATACATAAACCACAGATGATGAACCCTTGAGCCGTTGAGATCTGATATTGTGGATTTCAGAGATTGACTAATTAAAAGACAAAGTACATATTACAGAGTATTCGggattttaatcaaataacttCTCAGCTTTGAGCATCACATTCATGCTTCCTAAGTTAAAAAAGAAAGCCAGTGAAACCTTCCAATTTATTCCTCGGTCAAAGTTGGTAGCCTAGACAATGTACTAGTAGTAAAGTTACTTAATTCTTCATTCAATCTCAAAAGCAATAATATGCTGGCAGCAGACTTTTCCAAACTAGGTATAACCAGAAAGAGGATGAGAGTTGAGGCAAGCTGAAGAATCACTTGGTCAATAATGTTAAACGTAAGGCAAGGATCAAGCataaatttatccttaattgtttttatacttctttaatttctctttttggactcttttattaataaccaaaaatagaaaataataataaaattgctaCATGACCTCTTATAGATTAAAACTCTGGGAGCTTGAAACTTGGGAAGCAATTACCTGAGACTAAATACTTTAATAGAATTGTCAATATAAAATGGAGAGTAGCATCCAGGGGGGCAACTATGCTTTGATACCATTTCAAAGAATCACTGGATAATCAAGACCTAAGAGTGGTTTTTAACTATTCACCCTTACAAATTTGGTTTGAACATAATTCAACCCCAAAAGTTAGCTCATAAGGTGAGGGTTGTCTCACATTTTATATACACTATTTTTGTCATATCATTAGTTAATGTGAGATCTCCAACACCCCCTTCACACCAAGGACTGAGCATCTTGAGTGTGAAGTTTACAAGACGGGAAATTTGTGGGTTATTTGATAAAAGCCTGATAATGAGTGGCTAATAGACCCAAAAACAAGTACTAGGATAAGCTTTGGAATCATCTTACAATTTGGGTTCGAGCCTAATTCAACCCCAAAAGTTAACTCATGAGGTGAGGGTTGCCTCCcatttatatatactattttgatTATATCACTATTCACTAGTCAATGTTGAATCTCTAACATTCACACATTTAATAACCTTAATTTTCCCTAATTTGTGTATGCCAAAGACAAAAACAGTAACATCCATACCTGGAGATTAATGACAAGGATAAATGGAAGCTTTTTCCCGGCTTCTGACTGAAGttcaaaaggaaaatattaGACCGTATAAATAATTTCAAGCACATAAGCTTTAGCATGTACCGGACTAAAAGATTCAAAAAGCAACAGCATTATTTAGAATTTTgcagaaaagatatggctttctGGGGGGATCTAGAACCACCTCAAATAGCAGGagggaaaaaaatgagaaggttTGATAAACAAAAGAGTAGCCAAGGATAAACAAAGAAGCACAATCATACAGGAGATATATGATATGTTTACTAAATCGCAAAAACTGCAAAACTATACCAAAATAATCTTAGAAACTCAGTGTCAAcaaattttttacaaaacaatGACAAACTGAACGATGATGTATAAACTATAAAGCTCCATTGGAATGATGATTTAATGAAGCTTTGATATCAATGTCATTTATCTTGTATTTCATTTCCAAGAAATCTAACATGTGCAGAAGTAATAGCATGAGAACTTAAAAACCTTGAGTTAATTGACGGTTTAGCAAAAACATTTTCTGTTGTAACAGTCCCACATTATTTGAAGTGTAATCTCTTAATCATTGTAAATTAGGACTGATTTACAGTTTTGTCATATTGTTAAGCATATTTTTAGGAAAACAAATATGTAGccttatatatattgaaaaaccTTGAACATGtcagtataaaataatattcagaaatttttaaactttttaagttTTCTTAATTAACATGTCAAAAGCAAATTGAGCATCTTCCCCCCAACCCTATTTTACAATAAtcaatacaaatattaaaagatataaaacaTTGGAAATTGATATTACCTGAACCAGACATTTAGGGTGAAGGGAAATTCTATCTGCGGATTTATCAACTGTAAACCAATCAACTGCTATAAGCTTGAGAAGAGGATCTCCTCCAACTACCTGCATGACAAATTTCATGTCCATGACAATTTGATTGACCCATAAAATCAGATGTGAGGGATCAATCCCACTATATGCAAAGCATATACTAGAAGGAAGAAGCCTCACACTGCCAGCGTGGCAGTTAAGTGATGATAATTCTGTCAGGAGAGCTGGATTTTAGGGtaaagagggggggggggggggggagaaagTGAGAGAAGGCTTGCGAATTGTGACTTTAGAGAGGGGGAGTAGGGTCTTTCTCTGGTAGGAGCTGAGGCTGTGGTTGACGTGaatgtaattttctttcattaataaaagaattgattcttttctttttagtttcctATCACATTCAGCCAAAACAATATAAAGCAAGATATACTTTATAATTATGCAAAAGTGGATTGAGATCTTCGCTGAAAATGCAGTTCTACAATTGAGAAATATTGACTTCTGAAtttgcaaaaaacaaaaaaaaagtggcaGTTCAAATGATCAATATGCCGAAAACCCTTAATATCCCCCCATTGCAGGGGAAACTTGAAGGACATTGAAGCATATGCACACCACTGCAGCATTGCTTTTCGTCTAAGTTAAAGAAAAGATTTGTTGTCCTGTTACtctataattaaatgatttaaatagTCAACTAACCTTAGAACTATCTTTAAGATAATTCTTTCCTCTAATCATAAATCCTTTTCCGCTAGGAGAAGCCCAACAGTTTGTGTCATTATCATCCTTTCCTTTGCACAAAGAACCATGCAAGTCACTTGGAATTGTGATATGAGTTACATGAGGATCCAGTTCTTCAGTTAGATCAGGAGCTGTGTTCAGTAACCAAATATATTAGATTATAATTCTGAATGAAATAAAGAAGCTATATGTAACTATAGCAAGTTACTCACAAGAGAAAGAATGCTTTATTCATTTTTACCATTACTAGTTTTCTTTTACTCTTGTAGATTAGATATATAAATTGTACTGTACAGGTTAATCATGAACTAACTCTCCAAACGCTTAAGCTGTCATGTGAAAGcacatgaataattttatatctaaaaaatCCTCTCATGCGCGCCCTTTAAAGGCCTAACCCTCACCTTCTGCTAAAATTTACTTACATATAGAAGATTGGGGGTAATAAGGATTGAACTCTAGACTACTTGCATGGTTATTGAGGCTTTGATATCAAGTCATAAATCAACTCTTTCAAAAGCTAAAGCTGTTAGATAAAAGTAAGTGAATGGGTATATATCTAATAAGTAGGCTTAATTGAACTTTTAGCCCCTATGTATAGTACTTGGGTAATTTTAGTTCCCCACCTCATGATTGTGGTGACGTAGAGTTGAAGTGAAGACAAGAGGCATTGACATAGGTCCTACTTTTAATTGCTTGATTTTGGTccccatatttttaaaatttgtgataTGATATTGGTCCCTACATTAACTTGACATTGAACATTTAGGAAAagcaaaaaatgttaattattagacTTGAACCCATAACCACAAGAGTGTGGACAATAAAATCAATACACCACCTAGTGCATTTGATACATATGATATAACTATTATATATAGATTTCTTGAGGGAAATTTGGAGTGGAAACACCAACAAGCCTTATGTtgtttttgtagaaaaaaatttcaattaaaaacaaattatttgaactctaagataaatatttttatacttaatatTATCAGCAAAAATTTTAAgtattgtttaaataaattaaaaaataaatttgttcaaAGTTCTTGTTGGCTGATCAATTTTTCCTGACTTGTTAAAGGATAATAATttcatccctccgagcatatgTACTCCTTCCATTAAAATCATGATGGGTGccgtgtatttttttatattttaatttttttgagataaaaataagagaaaactgtttaattaagaataataaCTGTCAAAGGAGTAAGTACTACAGGAGTACATAAAGTTTACTCTTCTAAAGGTGTTTTTGAGTCCATTCTCAGTGTTCGATGAGTGGTCACAGTTCTTGTTGAATAAGCAAATGTTTATTGGAATTGTTGAGTAGAGCATCAAAGAGAAAGTTATTATAGTTTCACCTCATTTCCCCCCACCAAAtaacaagaagcaaaggaaaagCTGACCTGCAGTTCGCTTCAAAGCTAAGGTTGTGATTGCCCATGAAATATTCTTTAGTTTGACTCTTGGCTCCTGATAAATTGGATAAGGTGATTAAACTAGGGAACTTAACAAAATGAACATGTTTTCATCATTTCAACTCAGTCACACAAATGCACAGTCATTTCTGTTGTATACTATTTTTATAACAGATAGGTAGAATCAGGAAAACCTGCAGAACAAGCTTCTGATCATCATCACTTTCTTCGTCTGATGTTGATGAATCAGCAGTAATTGCATCATAAAACTCATCCTGCATTTCATCCTCATATTCAGCACTAGAAATAGAAGCATCAGACAATTTGGAATGAACAATTGTGGTGCCATTTTCATGGTGGAGTGCAGGATTGGCTGCAATGTATTCCTTCAGACCTGAAACATTATTtagcaaaatatattaaatgccTCTGGAATGGTATTCACTCCAAATAAGAACTTAATTTGATCAAGACTTGAGAATTTCAACAAAAGAGGCCAATTTAAACTACCTAGATGTAGTACAATACTAAAAATACTTAACCTGACACTTGGCACAATAGTGCATATGGAATGCTCCTCTCAAATTTTGAGCTCTTGTTGTTCTTCCATTGACACCAGGATGAAGAGTGTATCTCTAAAGTGTGGGTCACTAAACATCTTGGGCTCTTTGATGCCATAGATGTGTTCAAATTTCTAATCTCCCACGAAGATGCTGAAGCCAAAATACAACACATACAGAGATAAAATTAGTCAATgaccaaaaatacaaaaatcaatggtcatattttctttcttctaatcAGTTGCCAGAGAGTTCTGAAATTAAAGGAACAGTGACAGTTCCCATCAAAGAGAAATCAACACACTCTCCACCATTGGGTGAAATTAAAGTGGATACTACTAAATAGTAAATACCACCAACCACCACTAGTCAATTCCTAGGATTTAACACAAAAAATTGTTATCTTACGATTAACTTTTGCACGTCGATATCCAGATCTTTGAGGCTTTTTCTTATGTATAGCTGGAAATTGCAAGATAGCTGTATGAATTAAACACACAATATTTCAGCATATATTGTCTGAGTAAGTTGAAATACAACATGATGCTCATTGTATACAGCATATTTCCATACCATAGTCATACATTGATAACATGCACACTGGGATGTACAGATTTTAGTACTACTTGtactgtttatatatatatatatacttttgctgataaaaaaacatgatgCTCATATAAATCAAGGTTACAACAACTACCATAACAATACCAAACTTctgcattaaaaaaatacaatatggtttcataattaaaaaatatggataCAATGcacataattaaagaaatttaatttctgaAGCATTATTTCTGTTTGATAAgtattattatgtaaaaatttcaGTCTTCAGCAAGTAAATGAAGTACACAATACTACAATACTAGCAATGAAATAATTCTTGACCGTGACAAAAGTTCCAAGCACGTGATCACAATAACCATAGTCTTACTGTATGTTCCATCTTGTCCCCGAAACCATTGCCTAGAGAAGACAAAATCCTGCTTTGAGTGCCACCTGGGTTAAAAGGCAATTCAATGAacattataaaaagtaaaacatgATTAAGTAACAATAATTTGTGTAAAACTTGCTTTATgttcattgatgaaaaaaataactaataaggCCATGGGAGAGAAGACAGAGATGTCATGAAACTGTAGTTATTTGGCAACTAAAATTTTATCACTAATAACTATAGAATGGACTGACAAACACACACACCAAATAAATTAGCACATGTCTAACATGAAGAATTTAGCAGAATGAGAGCCAAAGTCAATAGGAAAATCAAACTAGCCAAGCATGCAATTTCTATGATTGAAAAAGTCGACACAAATGAGAAATCTCTATCATTGAAAAAATCCACACAATGAATTTTCCAGAACAGAGAATATCATTACAGCAATCCAGTTGTTACAATGCTAtaacttttgaaatttgaaaaggttAACATCAATAGATTACCGGGATAGATACTTAGAATCATATGTCCCATAAACAACATCGTAGTGTCCATCATAAGAATCTATCAGTTCCAAGTCACACATCAATGTATCCCACCtgcaaaaaataaacataaaagagacTAATTTCCCCAATATGTTATCAAGACACTCAAGCACCTTTTATAGGAAACTTACTCGTATCTTTTCTGTTGTTCAGTGCTCAAAATCACTTCAAAAACAGTATCTGCAGTTGCATCAATAACACCAACAGACTTTGCAAGAACACCCTTACCATTCTACAAAGCACAAAAAAAGTCAAAGCAGAAATCATACTTATTTATCTGTCCTATCATAATGAACTAAAGCACCAATCTCAATTGTTGTAAATGTAACATAAAATAGGAGAGAAGCCATACAGCAAGCATATACAAACATTTAGATATTAGCAAAACTAATGAATCAATAACATGATGATTTattatgaaaagaaaaggttTTGGGTTGCAAAGAAAAACACAAGGTCTTTATTGACAGGACTTTCTTGTTAA of the Glycine max cultivar Williams 82 chromosome 13, Glycine_max_v4.0, whole genome shotgun sequence genome contains:
- the LOC100801191 gene encoding protein ENHANCED DISEASE RESISTANCE 2-like translates to MDAVATGSELNKSGSGGSERSEDSGGAGGGGIFEYSGWVYHLGVNSIGHEYCHLRFLFIRGKYVSMYKRDPHDNPGLKPIRQGIVGPTLMVEELGRRKVNNGDLYVLRFYNRLDETKKGEIACATAGDARGWMEAFDQAKQQAEYELSRGVSARDKLNMEAEINLEGHRPRVRRYAHGLRKLIRIGQGPEKLLRQSSKLAVRPEGFAGDSGDAVEAHQWKCVLTMAGIRIFEDVSDHKNGKGVLAKSVGVIDATADTVFEVILSTEQQKRYEWDTLMCDLELIDSYDGHYDVVYGTYDSKYLSRWHSKQDFVFSRQWFRGQDGTYTILQFPAIHKKKPQRSGYRRAKVNPSSWEIRNLNTSMASKSPRCLVTHTLEIHSSSWCQWKNNKSSKFERSIPYALLCQVSGLKEYIAANPALHHENGTTIVHSKLSDASISSAEYEDEMQDEFYDAITADSSTSDEESDDDQKLVLQEPRVKLKNISWAITTLALKRTAAPDLTEELDPHVTHITIPSDLHGSLCKGKDDNDTNCWASPSGKGFMIRGKNYLKDSSKVVGGDPLLKLIAVDWFTVDKSADRISLHPKCLVQSEAGKKLPFILVINLQVPAKPNYSLVLYYAADRPINKNSLLAKFVDGSDAFRDSRFKLIPSIVEGYWMVKRAVGTKACLLGKAVTCKYFRQDNFLEIDVDIGSSSVARSVIGFVLGYVTSLVVDLAILIEAKEEAELPEYILGTVRLNRLKLESAVPLEV